A region of Nakaseomyces glabratus chromosome M, complete sequence DNA encodes the following proteins:
- the FCF1 gene encoding rRNA-processing protein FCF1 (CAGL0M01056g~Ortholog(s) have role in endonucleolytic cleavage in 5'-ETS of tricistronic rRNA transcript (SSU-rRNA, 5.8S rRNA and LSU-rRNA), more): MGKAKKTRKFALVKRTLNAKKDQRLKGNQEKQKSQEDPELTRNIPQVSSALFFQYNEAIKPPYQVLIDTNFINFSIQKKIDIVKGMMDCLLAKCNPLITDCVIAELEKLGPKYRIALKLARDPRIKRLTCTHKGTYADDCIVNRVLQHKCYIVATNDAGLKQRVRKIPGIPLMSVGGHAYVIEKLPDVF; the protein is encoded by the coding sequence ATGGGTAAAGCTAAGAAGACAAGAAAGTTTGCGCTAGTGAAGAGGACGCTAAATGCTAAGAAAGACCAACGGTTGAAGGGCAACCAGGAGAAACAGAAGAGTCAGGAGGACCCTGAGTTGACGAGAAATATACCACAGGTGTCTAGTGCACTGTTCTTCCAATATAACGAGGCGATCAAGCCGCCTTACCAGGTGCTGATCGATACAaacttcatcaatttctccattcagaagaagatagACATTGTGAAAGGTATGATGGACTGTCTGCTCGCTAAGTGTAACCCACTAATCACTGACTGTGTGATAGCAGAACTCGAGAAACTGGGACCTAAATACAGAATTGCCTTGAAACTGGCAAGAGACCCCAGGATAAAACGTTTGACTTGCACTCACAAAGGTACATATGCGGATGACTGTATAGTGAATAGGGTTCTACAACACAAGTGTTACATAGTAGCCACGAATGATGCAGGGTTGAAGCAGAGAGTAAGGAAAATACCTGGTATCCCTTTGATGAGCGTAGGTGGCCATGCCTACGTTATAGAAAAGTTACCAGACGTCTTTTAA
- a CDS encoding uncharacterized protein (CAGL0M01078g~Ortholog(s) have fungal-type vacuole membrane localization): protein MVGILSKTLSEVHPTLLTNGMGITNTHRRISLGFFPPNRKNPLVRKYRRKRANLNTNDQRSFQSLVDDFGSSVHEPSQFLNYINEDEEDLYYNDIEEGGELSRTVSLPSLVSETPDLSPPDTDWIIQEHERRYSSVYNSDNENDLADEPVSIGGSMTNRELEYDEFMNRIKAQKQVYDSIASHKYRRRPSLISVSSRGTVPTIYQEINGTDGADVCLPEKITFREEAKVLSSFSFPLIFTFLLEQIFPMVCSLTVGHLGKNQLAAVSLASMTSNITLAVFEGIATSLDTLCPQAYGAGRYYSVGIHFQRCVLFSFIIFLPFALFWFFSEPILFLVVPEKELIALTSQFLRVLIFGAPAYILFENLKRFLQAQGIFDAGIYVLTICAPLNIFVSYTLVWNKYIGIGFIGSAVAVVINFWLMFILLLLYTIYIDGKKCWGGFSKKAFTHWKDLGHLAFSGIIMLEAEELSYEILTLFSAYFGTSYLAAQSAVSTMAALLYMVPFAIGISASTRIANFIGAKRVDLAHNASEVGLVFSFGAGLTNCCVLFFGRNIIAHVFSRDDEVIDLMTGLLRLVAVVQIFDSLNAVAGSCLRGQGMQSLGSIVNLLGYYLFGIPLALILGWVFNMKLYGLWIGIGCAMLLIGLIEAYNVLYPNWDYILNYAEILKETEEDDDDDSYFTDSDDNDEEPTERSPLLD, encoded by the coding sequence ATGGTGGGTATTTTGTCCAAGACACTATCTGAGGTGCATCCTACCTTGTTGACCAATGGTATGGGTATTACCAATACTCATAGAAGGATTTCATTAGGCTTCTTTCCACCGAACCGTAAAAACCCGTTAGTTAGGAAATACAGAAGGAAAAGGGCTAACCTCAATACTAATGACCAGCGCAGCTTTCAATCGTTAGTTGATGATTTTGGTAGCTCAGTTCATGAACCTTCCCAATTCCTTAATTACatcaatgaagatgaagaagatcttTATTACAACGATATAGAAGAAGGCGGCGAACTAAGCAGGACCGTATCCCTACCATCATTGGTTTCTGAGACGCCTGATCTGTCACCACCCGATACAGATTGGATTATTCAGGAACATGAGAGAAGGTATTCCTCTGTCTATAATTCTgacaatgaaaatgacTTAGCAGATGAGCCCGTCAGTATTGGGGGAAGTATGACAAATAGAGAGCTTGAGTACGATGAATTTATGAATAGAATTAAAGCGCAAAAGCAAGTTTACGATTCTATAGCTAGCCACAAATATAGAAGGCGACCATCTCTCATTTCCGTAAGTAGTAGAGGTACTGTTCCCACAatttatcaagaaattaatGGGACAGATGGTGCGGACGTTTGTCTCCCTGAAAAGATAACCTTTAGAGAGGAAGCTAAGGTTTTGAGttccttttctttcccATTGATATTCACATTCTTATTAGAACAAATTTTTCCAATGGTTTGTTCATTAACTGTCGGACATTTAGGTAAAAACCAACTTGCCGCTGTTTCTTTGGCATCTATGACCTCTAACATTACCTTAGCAGTATTTGAAGGTATTGCGACAAGTCTGGATACATTGTGCCCCCAAGCTTATGGAGCAGGCAGATATTATAGCGTCGGAATACATTTTCAGAGATGTgttctattttctttcataaTATTCCTACCATTTGCTCTTTTCTGGTTTTTCTCGGAgccaatattatttttggtAGTCCCAGAGAAAGAGTTAATTGCATTGACTTCTCAATTTCTAAGAGTTTTAATCTTTGGTGCTCCCgcatatattttattcgAGAACTTGAAAAGATTTCTTCAAGCACAAGGAATCTTTGATGCTGGCATTTACGTTCTTACAATATGTGCACCACTTAATATATTCGTTAGTTATACCTTGGTTTGgaataaatatattggaATAGGATTCATCGGTTCCGCGGTTGCAGTTGTGATAAATTTTTGGCTAATGTTCATTCTATTATTGTTATACACAATCTACATTGATGGTAAGAAATGCTGGGGTGGCTTCTCAAAGAAAGCATTCACACATTGGAAAGATTTGGGACATTTAGCATTTTCAGGAATTATCATGCTAGAGGCTGAAGAATTATCCTACGAAATTCTAACATTGTTTAGTGCCTATTTTGGTACTAGTTACCTTGCCGCTCAATCTGCTGTATCTACAATGGCCGCATTATTGTATATGGTACCATTTGCTATAGGAATTTCTGCATCAACACGTATTGCTAACTTTATTGGGGCTAAAAGGGTTGATCTTGCACACAATGCATCTGAGGTTGGCCTTgtgttttcttttggtGCTGGCTTAACAAATTGCTGTGTTCTCTTTTTTGGTAGAAACATAATTGCACATGTGTTCTCTAGGGATGATGAAGTTATTGATTTAATGACTGGATTGCTTAGATTAGTGGCAGTAGTTCAAATCTTTGATTCCCTAAATGCTGTAGCTGGGTCTTGCTTAAGAGGACAAGGAATGCAGAGCTTAGGAAGTATTGTGAACTTACTAGGTTACTACCTGTTTGGAATACCATTAGCATTGATATTAGGATGGGTATTCAACATGAAATTGTATGGACTCTGGATTGGGATTGGATGTGCGATGCTGTTGATTGGATTAATTGAGGCATACAATGTTCTGTATCCAAACTGGGACTACATCTTAAATTATGCTGAGATCTTAAAAGAAACGgaggaagatgatgatgatgacagCTACTTTACTGACTCTGATGATAACGATGAAGAACCTACTGAGAGAAGCCCTTTATTAGACTAA
- the MRPS28 gene encoding mitochondrial 37S ribosomal protein uS15m (CAGL0M01100g~Ortholog(s) have structural constituent of ribosome activity and mitochondrial small ribosomal subunit localization): MVFARTLIRNIEGVGLKVNPLRYYHATPVTQGAKAVKFLKAQKRRQKNEARQASIKSQSEMVDPVLGRKDTPFINRINAEIKEPTVLSSDYNYDEVEKFLVSVEATKQEHRDLSPLNPEFATTETTESLSLRHEALFRILNIRNANRKDTMQIAIRLAREEFQRFPGDTGSSEVQAACLTVRIQNLANHIKNHKKDYANTRMLRMLVQQRQSLLRYLKRDNPERYYWTIEKLGLNDAAITQEFNLDRRYMQDFKFFGDKILVKESKKVAQQIRKDERKQKKASSSSTVEQQPVL; the protein is encoded by the coding sequence ATGGTATTTGCAAGAACGTTAATTCGGAATATTGAAGGTGTCGGCTTGAAGGTAAATCCACTGCGGTATTACCATGCTACGCCAGTTACACAAGGTGCTAAAGCAGTTAAGTTTTTGAAAGCCCagaaaagaagacaaaaaaatgaagcTAGGCAAGCCAGTATAAAGAGTCAGTCAGAAATGGTTGATCCGGTACTAGGGCGGAAAGACACGCCATTTATCAATCGTATTAACGCCGAGATAAAGGAACCTACAGTGTTATCCTCCGATTATAACTAcgatgaagttgaaaagTTTCTAGTAAGCGTAGAGGCTACAAAACAAGAACATAGAGATCTTTCACCTTTGAACCCAGAATTTGCAACAACAGAAACGACTGAGAGTTTGTCATTACGTCATGAAGCGCTATTTAGAATATTGAACATCAGAAATGCAAATAGGAAGGATACTATGCAAATTGCTATTCGTTTAGCTCGCGAAGAGTTTCAAAGATTCCCTGGTGATACGGGATCAAGTGAAGTGCAAGCAGCTTGCTTGACTGTCAGAATACAAAATCTTGCCAACCATATCAAAAACCACAAAAAGGACTATGCCAACACAAGAATGCTTAGGATGTTGGTTCAACAAAGACAAAGTCTATTGAGGTATTTAAAACGTGATAATCCAGAAAGATATTATTGGACTATTGAAAAGTTGGGCTTAAATGATGCTGCCATCACTCAAGAGTTTAACTTGGATAGAAGATACATGCAAGACTTTAAATTCTTTGGTGACAAAATATTAGtgaaagaatcaaaaaagGTTGCACAACAGATCCGTAAGgatgaaagaaaacaaaagaaagctAGCTCGTCCTCGACAGTAGAACAACAACCTGTCTTGTAA
- the MRX8 gene encoding translation initiation/elongation factor MRX8 (CAGL0M01122g~Has domain(s) with predicted GTP binding activity) has protein sequence MSSGKISGRNAINIVKNVKVKPTSDSLISGSNKVNVKRSGLLSKPHKKHASSDKSHSWINLNKYMNNSYAYPSASQLNAINHFFNRAECKYEWSVADFGNIPSEQMKSVYGHNSGMNHEGGKLYNGKTRYPFQLLNPLPEIAFLGKTNVGKSTILNNLITSFKQKDLDVHARMSNRAGFTKTLNCYNVGNKFRIIDTPGYGFHSAIEQGNVTLDYLSNRKELKRCFLLISAKKEISEHDRYLMDLMTESGIPFELIFSKMDKVTDVDEFVQWIDSSGLRNLPTLPKLIFTNSMVSKFIKKRYGVDLLRYSIFEACNLDSSVKPERIKY, from the coding sequence ATGAGTTCAGGGAAGATTAGTGGTCGTAATGCAATCAATATTGTGAAAAATGTTAAAGTAAAGCCAACGTCAGATAGCTTGATTAGCGGATCTAATAAGGTAAACGTGAAGCGCTCTGGATTGCTTTCAAAACCGCACAAGAAGCATGCTTCTTCAGATAAAAGCCATTCTTGGATCAATCTGAACAAATATATGAACAACTCGTATGCATACCCATCGGCAAGCCAACTGAATGCTATCAAtcatttcttcaatagaGCAGAATGCAAATATGAATGGAGCGTGGCAGACTTTGGGAATATACCTAGTGAACAAATGAAAAGTGTCTATGGGCACAATAGTGGCATGAATCATGAGGGTGGGAAGTTGTATAATGGAAAAACCAGATACCCATTTCAGCTACTCAACCCCTTGCCTGAAATAGCCTTTTTAGGCAAGACCAATGTCGGAAAATCTACAATTTTGAACAATCTTATTACTAGTTTTAAACAAAAAGATCTTGATGTTCATGCACGTATGTCGAATAGAGCAGGATTTACAAAGACTTTAAATTGTTACAACGTGGGCAATAAATTCCGGATTATTGATACCCCCGGTTATGGATTCCACAGTGCGATTGAACAAGGAAATGTTACTTTAGATTATTTATCGAATAGAAAAGAGTTGAAGCGTTGCTTCCTGCTCATTTCAGCAAAGAAGGAGATAAGTGAGCACGACCGCTATCTTATGGATCTAATGACAGAATCAGGAATTCCTTTTGAACTGATATTTTCCAAGATGGATAAGGTTACAGATGTTGATGAGTTTGTTCAATGGATTGACTCTAGTGGCTTGAGAAATTTACCGACTTTGCCAAAGCTTATTTTTACAAATTCGATGGTTTCcaaatttatcaagaaGAGATACGGCGTGGATCTATTGAGATATTCTATATTTGAAGCTTGTAATCTAGATTCATCAGTTAAGCCGGAAAGGATAAAATACTAG
- the MSN5 gene encoding karyopherin MSN5 (CAGL0M01144g~Ortholog(s) have nuclear export signal receptor activity, role in tRNA re-export from nucleus and cytosol, nuclear envelope localization) — protein sequence MNVGANQVVEALNVIYSPKSNNGQRLEAQKFLDSVRTLEESPLWGFEIALNNSDNNILKYFGLNLLEYNIKKNWNSYNNEKRQQLKKWIIELNYNVSTVDTRYIKEKLASLWVEIAKRIWGEALKETNPSNDQLLDSWVDLDRDLHQLWNINESSREVTLIIFRILFEDVFLLDDMTVLKRMTIIQPLCVMIVCPMDIFITKYKFSEKWTLFKADSDGWFSIWIPELRTALLNKNSEYIIRLLETLKTCLNWPLSEVIIKNDILTTLLDCLATDIRKAQSMALDSIHILLTRPYGNDEHYQTIIDKVFDSMDLLARVYEDLLFNPEEEVDETRYPIVKKFVDMTSCLYVSIPKIKDTNNQIEKYFKLVMQTTYNPSLIVSGLTLDLWCSCLRNDDYIPLIQKYAIKDLLNFAADALVYYEQIDGHISRNYVDIDFQSNSEFQSYCSTYRKRIRDIIRLISCVEIDMTYEWLNNRLNVYFSSPAGQQVLTSSFLDHKSEPYLGALSQYMIVECFINGCIRWKIWYPSGPDYNQKLDSILQKLEILSNQLIALNMKEPLLLKKQIQNFALFLTMLRDNVLFTLLEKIITSATMDYPEVNLDDRSEQSDAVRDLRYACGIELNRMALLMPESLKSIYPDLEAVIAKIMPNLSYHEKISFKSFLLIIVLKSSLDNKEQRFSELVDVELMAWSEKTTEVGLSDLHWFMERLGIVQIAEYFQKRGINENSDLLTIPIDDEGRALKAELTKRWQTLFPVRATRMFIHYSMQSIKGDEEFKRLQDLWRPRIIPVLPYILRLLFQLQSYHDAENWKNLPVIVQTFVKCTTVERFWEAGASSKSKDEFIDEHMKAMQTLRDFADSVGHIIRYTREYTLLVLSAISSLGSIFFELDDVPDMLINSIAIFKPGNNEISPGVSTHGWKHILNIAIRPMLKNCPDDCAPKFMSAFLPKLFEMLDHLLYQRWSVRMDVMDVNPAPVDNDQMTEDILEENLLRQLTTVVVRIVIDCVGQASVSSQSARSNLTSHQLRMRKIIFNDINILAPFLKLVNHLMAYKDNKCSFNSILVMKGCINEVAAKDETVDVFFTTELMKNLLINVLCNSAFKDFFNEALYVFTTLFLTLCKESTSARQFFYELSGGYDIDSLHSNLKKVDDYKSQRALMVEFIDWTKMTLGKDDFDEEQAMQENRKQEKREAILQKANERLIKKNKESGDMLDDPNTEDGAVGNLFS from the coding sequence ATGAATGTCGGGGCTAATCAAGTTGTTGAGGCACTTAATGTAATATATTCCCctaaatcaaataatggGCAGAGGTTAGAGGctcaaaaatttttagaCAGCGTTCGAACATTGGAAGAATCCCCTCTTTGGGGGTTTGAAATTGCTTTAAACAACAGTGataacaatattttgaaatacttTGGATTGAACCTTTTGGAATacaatattaaaaaaaattggaattcgtataataatgaaaagagacaacaattgaaaaaatggATAATTGAACTAAACTATAATGTTAGTACTGTTGATACCAGATACATAAAGGAGAAGTTGGCCAGTCTTTGGGTTGAAATTGCAAAGAGAATTTGGGGTGAAGCGCTGAAGGAAACAAACCCAAGCAACGATCAGCTTTTGGATTCTTGGGTGGATTTAGATAGGGATTTACACCAATTGTGGAACATCAATGAATCAAGTAGAGAAGTAACCCTAATCATCTTCCgtattttatttgaagatgTGTTTCTGTTAGATGATATGACGGtattgaaaagaatgacCATTATACAGCCTCTATGTGTGATGATCGTGTGCCCGATGGACATTTTTATCACCAAATACAAATTCAGTGAGAAATGGACTTTATTTAAAGCTGATAGCGATGGCTGGTTCTCAATTTGGATACCAGAACTGCGTACTGCTTTGTTGAACAAGAATTCAGAGTACATCATTAGGTTATTGGAAACATTAAAAACTTGTCTGAACTGGCCATTAAGTGaagtaataataaagaatgATATTCTGACTACTCTATTGGACTGCCTTGCCACAGATATACGAAAAGCTCAATCAATGGCTCTCGATTCTATTCACATCTTATTGACTAGGCCGTATGGTAACGACGAACATTATCAAACCATTATAGATAAAGTATTTGATAGTATGGATCTTTTGGCTAGAGTATATGAAGATCTTTTGTTTAATCCTGAGGAAGAAGTTGATGAAACAAGATACCCTATTGTAAAGAAATTTGTCGATATGACCAGTTGTTTGTATGtatcaataccaaaaaTTAAAGACACAAACAATCAGATTGAAAAATACTTCAAATTAGTCATGCAAACAACATATAATCCAAGTTTGATTGTTAGTGGTTTGACGTTGGATTTATGGTGCTCGTGTCTAAGAAATGATGACTACATCCCCTTGATCCAAAAGTATGCCATTAAGgatttattgaattttgCAGCAGATGCTTTAGTTTACTACGAACAAATAGATGGTCATatatcaagaaattatGTTGATATTGATTTCCAATCAAACTCTGAATTTCAATCATATTGTTCTACATATAGAAAAAGAATCAGAGATATCATAAGGCTGATTTCATGTGTTGAAATTGATATGACATATGAATGGTTAAACAATAGACTAAATGTCTATTTCAGTTCTCCTGCTGGTCAACAGGTGCTGACCTCATCTTTCTTAGATCATAAATCAGAACCATATTTGGGTGCCCTATCTCAGTATATGATAGTAGAGTGCTTTATAAACGGTTGTATAAGATGGAAGATTTGGTATCCAAGTGGACCAGACTACAATCAAAAGTTGGACTCTATCTTACAGAAACTGGAAATTCTTTCCAATCAATTGATAGCGTTAAACATGAAAGAGCCATtacttttgaagaagcaaATTCAGAACTTCGCCTTATTCTTAACAATGCTGAGAGACAATGTTCTATTCACATTGTTGGAGAAAATTATTACAAGTGCAACTATGGACTACCCAGAAGTCAACTTGGATGATAGGTCAGAACAATCAGATGCTGTCCGTGATTTAAGATATGCTTGTGGTATAGAATTGAATAGAATGGCCCTACTAATGCCCGAATCCTTGAAGTCTATCTATCCTGATCTGGAAGCAGTAATAGCTAAGATTATGCCAAACTTGTCATATCACGAAAAGATATCATTCAAATCATTTCTATTAATTATTGTTTTGAAATCTAGCTTGGATAATAAAGAGCAAAGATTCTCGGAATTGGTGGATGTAGAGTTAATGGCATGGTCTGAGAAGACAACAGAGGTAGGATTGTCTGACTTGCATTGGTTTATGGAAAGATTAGGGATAGTTCAGATAGCAGAATACTTCCAAAAAAGAGGTATAAATGAGAATAGCGACTTGTTGACTATTccaattgatgatgaaggaAGGGCTTTGAAAGCAGAATTAACTAAAAGATGGCAAACATTATTTCCAGTTAGAGCAACTAGGATGTTTATTCATTATTCAATGCAGAGCATTAaaggtgatgaagaatttaaaCGTTTGCAGGATTTATGGAGACCGCGAATTATTCCAGTTCTACCATACATTCTAAGATTACTTTTTCAATTACAATCGTATCATGATGCAGAAAACTGGAAAAACTTGCCAGTTATTGTACAAACTTTTGTCAAATGTACCACAGTTGAAAGATTCTGGGAAGCAGGTGCCTCTAGTAAATCCAAGGATGAATTCATTGATGAGCATATGAAAGCTATGCAAACTTTGCGTGATTTTGCAGACTCGGTTGGTCATATTATAAGATACACTAGAGAATATACATTATTGGTTCTTAGCGCAATATCTTCTTTGGgtagtatattttttgaattagATGATGTTCCTGATATGCTTATTAACTCAATTGCCATTTTCAAACCAGGgaataatgaaattagTCCTGGTGTATCAACACATGGTTGGAAACACATTTTAAACATTGCAATTAGACCAATGTTGAAAAATTGTCCCGATGACTGTGCCCCAAAATTTATGAGTGCTTTTTTACCCAAATTGTTTGAGATGCTAGATCATCTGCTTTACCAGCGTTGGTCTGTAAGAATGGATGTCATGGACGTAAACCCCGCTCCTGTAGATAATGATCAAATGACAGAAGATATATTGGAAGAAAATCTGTTGAGACAACTAACAACAGTTGTTGTTCGAATTGTCATTGATTGTGTTGGACAAGCAAGTGTCAGCTCACAAAGTGCTCGCAGTAATCTCACTTCACATCAATTGAGAATGAGAAAGattattttcaatgataTAAATATCTTGGCACCGTTCTTAAAATTGGTCAACCATTTGATGGCTTACAAAGATAACAAATGTTCTTTTAACTCTATCTTAGTGATGAAAGGTTGCATAAATGAAGTTGCGGCAAAGGATGAAACTGTAGATGTGTTCTTTACTACAgaattgatgaagaaccTGCTCATAAATGTGCTATGTAACAGTGCTTTCAAAGATTTCTTCAACGAGGCTTTATACGTTTTCACTACATTATTCCTCACTCTCTGTAAAGAGAGCACGTCAGCAAGGCAATTCTTCTATGAATTATCGGGTGGTTATGATATTGATAGCCTGCATAGCAATCTGAAAAAAGTAGATGACTACAAAAGTCAAAGAGCCCTCATGGTTGAGTTTATTGATTGGACAAAGATGACTCTTGGAAAAGATGATTTTGACGAGGAACAGGCAATgcaagaaaatagaaagcAAGAAAAACGTGAAGCTATTCTTCAGAAAGCCAATGAACGGTTaattaaaaagaataaagaaAGTGGTGACATGTTGGATGATCCAAACACTGAGGATGGAGCTGTTGGTAAtctattttcttga
- the THI4 gene encoding thiamine thiazole synthase (CAGL0M01166g~Ortholog(s) have role in thiamine biosynthetic process, thiazole biosynthetic process and cytosol, nucleus localization) produces the protein MSATATTTTTSQLQLNSTSIEHALSDVVKTDDWSDFQFRPIRESTVSRAMTSRYFKDLDKFAVSDVVIIGCGSSGLSAAYVIAKNRPDLKIAILEANVAPGGGAWLGGQLFSAMIMRKPADLFLKELEIPYEDEGDYVVVKHAALFTSTVLSKVLQFPNVKLFNATAVEDLVTRPAGPNGEVSVAGVVTNWTLVTMAHDLQSCMDPNVIELSGYKEDGTRDPSKKHGVVLSTTGHDGPFGAFSAKRIVSIDKNKKLAGMKGLDMNNAEAGVVKNSGSYNGVGSMYFAGMEVAELEGCNRMGPTFGAMAVSGIKAGEEILKHFAE, from the coding sequence atgtcTGCTACTGCTACCACCACTACAACCTCCCAATTGCAATTGAACTCCACTTCAATTGAACACGCTTTGTCTGATGTTGTCAAGACCGATGACTGGAGTGACTTCCAATTCAGACCAATTAGAGAATCCACTGTCTCTAGAGCCATGACCTCTCGTTACTTCAAGGACTTGGACAAGTTTGCCGTCTCTGATGTTGTTATTATCGGTTGTGGTTCCTCCGGTCTATCAGCCGCCTATGTCATTGCTAAAAACAGACCAGACCTAAAAATCGCCATTCTAGAGGCCAATGTCGCCCCAGGTGGTGGTGCTTGGTTGGGTGGCCAATTATTCAGCGCCATGATCATGAGAAAGCCAGCTGACTTGTTCCTAAAGGAATTGGAAATTCCTTATGAAGATGAAGGTGACTACGTAGTTGTCAAGCACGCCGCTTTGTTCACCTCTACTGTCTTGTCCAAGGTTCTACAATTCCCAAATGTTAAGTTGTTTAACGCCACTGCTGTCGAAGACTTAGTTACAAGACCAGCTGGTCCAAACGGTGAAGTTAGTGTCGCCGGTGTCGTTACAAACTGGACTTTGGTCACCATGGCTCACGACTTACAAAGTTGTATGGATCCAAACGTCATCGAATTGTCTGGTTACAAGGAAGATGGTACCCGTGACCCATCAAAGAAGCATGGTGTTGTCTTATCCACCACTGGTCATGACGGTCCATTCGGTGCTTTCTCAGCTAAGAGAATTGTTTCCATtgacaagaacaagaaattgGCTGGTATGAAAGGTCTGGACATGAACAATGCCGAAGCAGGTGTTGTTAAGAACTCTGGTTCTTACAATGGTGTTGGCTCTATGTACTTTGCTGGTATGGAAGTTGCCGAGCTGGAAGGCTGCAACAGAATGGGACCAACCTTCGGTGCTATGGCTGTTTCCGGTATCAAAGCTGGTGAAGAAATCTTGAAGCACTTCGCTGAGTAA